In a single window of the Lynx canadensis isolate LIC74 chromosome E2, mLynCan4.pri.v2, whole genome shotgun sequence genome:
- the IL11 gene encoding interleukin-11 — protein sequence MKMSLRGRKRRLWRPKTSAPCEPGDSTGDDTGVCCLVLVALSLWPDRAAAPGPPPGPPRASPDPRAELDSAVLLTRSLLADTRQLAAQLRDKFPADGDHNLDSLPTLAMSAGALGALQLPGVLTRLRADLFSYLRHVQWLRRAGGPSLRTLEPELGALQARLDRLLRRLQLLMSRLALPQAPPDPPAPPLAPPASAWGGIRAAHAILGGLHLTLDWAVRGLLLLKTRL from the exons aTGAAGATGAGCCTCCGTGGCAGAAAGAGGAGGCTGTGGCGGCCTAAGACGTCTGCTCCCTGTGAACCAGGGGACTCCACGGG AGATGACACAG GTGTTTGCTGCCTGGTCCTGGTCGCTCTGAGCCTGTGGCCGGATAGAGCTGCTGCCCCGGGGCCACCGCCGGGCCCCCCACGGGCCTCCCCAGACCCTCGGGCCGAGCTGGACAGCGCCGTCCTCCTGACCCGCTCTCTCCTGGCGGACACTCGACAGCTTGCTGCGCAGCTG AGAGACAAATTTCCAGCCGACGGAGACCACAACCTGGACTCTCTTCCCACCTTGGCCATGAGTGCAGGGGCGCTGGGAGCCCTAcag CTCCCAGGTGTGCTGACGCGGCTGCGGGCAGACCTGTTCTCCTACCTGCGGCACGTGCAGTGGCtgcggcgggcgggcggcccTTCCTTGCGGACCCTGGAGCCGGAGCTGGGCGCCCTGCAGGCCCGGCTGGACAGACTGCTGCGCCGGCTGCAGCTCCTG ATGTCCCGCCTGGCCTTACCCCAAGCACCCCCAGACCCACCAGCTCCCCCACTGGCCCCCCCAGCCTCCGCCTGGGGGGGCATCAGGGCAGCCCACGCCATTCTTGGGGGGTTGCACCTGACCCTTGACTGGGCCGTGCGGGGCTTGCTGCTGCTGAAGACTCGGTTGTGA
- the TMEM190 gene encoding transmembrane protein 190 yields the protein MVGSGIPALSLFLLMQGSADGNGIQGFFYPWSCEGDVWDRESCGGQAAIENPNLCLRLRCCYRDGVCYHQRPDEMMRRKHMWALGWTCGGLLFLICSICLFWWAKRRDMLNLPGFLKGNCDLSKTESLLSKDRGNLSNKKGSAGSMRASLPLEGNLDTSGATEGEGTTEGGEETEGGEDDD from the exons ATGGTGGGCTCTGGGATCCCAGCTTTGAGCCTCTTCctgctgatgcagggctcagcaG ATGGGAATGGAATCCAGGGATTCTTCTACCCATGGA GCTGTGAGGGAGATGTGTGGGACCGGGAGAGCTGCGGGGGCCAGGCGGCCATCGAAAACCCCAATCTCTGTCTGCGTCTCCGATGCTGCTACCGGGACGGGGTCTGCTACCACCAGCGCCCAGACG AGATGATGCGGAGGAAGCACATGTGGGCGCTGGGCTGGACGTGTGGGGGCCTCCTCTTCCTGATCTGCAGCATCTGCTTGTTCTG GTGGGCCAAGCGCCGCGATATGCTGAACCTTCCAGGCTTCTTAAAGGGCAACTGTGACCTGTCGAAGACCGAGTCTCTGTTGTCCAAGGACCGGGGGAATCTGAGCAACAAGAAGGGGTCCGCGGGCAGCATGCGGGCCTCCCTTCCCCTGGAGGGGAACCTGGACACATCAGGGGCCACCGAAGGGGAAGGGACGACAGAAGGGGGTGAAGAGACGGAAGGGGGAGAGGATGATGATTAG
- the TMEM238 gene encoding transmembrane protein 238: protein MAAAPAVGAPQGPPPGVPSPPVAAPGPASGLGRCRMALLLAVALDVAGMAALLTGVFAQLQVRGRDFGDLLIYSGALLVFLSLLGWILWYTGNIEISRQELERDYGLRPSALARLARKLSRRWSAPASSSGPRAAPGSRGARRAARAPPPPAASSRRVRLQLATLEAGPGAAGAGTE from the coding sequence ATGGCCGCGGCGCCAGCGGTGGGCGCCCCGCAGGGGCCCCCGCCGGGTGTACCGTCCCCGCCGGTCGCCGCGCCAGGGCCTGCGTCCGGCCTGGGCCGCTGCCGGATGGCGCTGCTGCTGGCCGTGGCGCTGGACGTGGCGGGCATGGCGGCGCTGCTGACCGGCGTGTTCGCGCAGCTGCAGGTGCGCGGCCGCGACTTCGGCGACCTGCTCATCTACTCGGGAGCGCTGCTCGTCTTCCTGAGCCTGCTCGGCTGGATCCTCTGGTACACCGGCAACATCGAGATCTCGCGCCAGGAGCTCGAGCGCGACTACGGCCTGCGGCCCTCGGCGCTCGCCCGCCTCGCGCGCAAGCTCTCCCGCCGTTGGTCCGCCCCGGCCTCCTCCTCCGGCCCGCGCGCCGCGCCCGGCTCCCGGGGAGCGCGCCGTGCCGcccgcgcgcccccgccgcccgccgccagCTCCCGCCGCGTGCGCCTGCAGCTCGCCACGCTCGAGGCCGGGCCCGGGGCGGCGGGCGCCGGCACCGAGTGA
- the RPL28 gene encoding 60S ribosomal protein L28, which produces MRVGIKGVAPPPACLFPSPAAVESGAAAMSAHLQWMVVRNCSSFLIKRNKQTYSTEPNNLKARNSFRYNGLIHRKTVGVEPAADGKGVVVVMKRRSGQRKPATSYVRTTINKNARATLSSIRHMIRKNKYRPDLRMAAIRRASAILRSQKPVMVKRRRARPTKSS; this is translated from the exons ATGCGTGTTGGTATTAAAGGCGTCGCCCCGCCCCCTGCTTGCCTCTTTCCGTCTCCGGCTGCTGTAGAGAGCGGAG CTGCCGCCATGTCCGCCCACCTGCAATGGATGGTCGTGCGGAACTGCTCCAGCTTCCTGATTAAGAGGAACAAGCAGACGTACAGCACC GAGCCCAATAACCTGAAGGCTCGCAACTCCTTCCGCTACAACGGGCTGATTCACCGCAAGACTGTGGGCGTGGAGCCGGCGGCAGACGGcaaaggggtggtggtggtgatgaagcGGAGATCCG GCCAGCGAAAACCTGCCACCTCCTACGTGCGGACCACCATCAACAAGAACGCCCGGGCCACCCTCAGCAGCATCCGGCACATGATCCGCAAGAACAAGTACCGTCCAGACCTGCGCATG GCCGCCATTCGCAGAGCCAGCGCCATCCTGCGCAGCCAGAAGCCGGTGATGGTAAAGAGGAGGCGCGCCCGCCCCACCAAGAGCTCCTGA